One window of Oryza brachyantha chromosome 12, ObraRS2, whole genome shotgun sequence genomic DNA carries:
- the LOC102705767 gene encoding uncharacterized protein LOC102705767, which yields MGNCLVIQDSRSKEIKIMSMDDGEILKLPPPPPPSSSSPLNAREVLGVVSDGVLPAAAVVRVKLVVSKQELRKMLLLHHDGLSMEDMVSSLVQKELADEADDEQESCSAWRPTLQSIPEGSVF from the coding sequence ATGGGAAATTGCTTAGTGATTCAAGACAGTAGGAGCAAGGAGATCAAGATCATGAGTATGGACGACGGCGAGATCCTgaagctgccgccgccgccgccgccgtcgtcgtcgtccccacTCAACGCCCGGGAGGTGCTAGGAGTCGTCTCCGACGGCGTGCtcccggcggccgccgtggtgAGGGTGAAGCTGGTGGTCAGCAAGCAGGAGCTGAGgaagatgctgctgctgcaccacGACGGCCTCTCCATGGAGGACATGGTGTCGTCTCTCGTGCAGAAGGAATTGGCCGACGAAGCAGACGATGAGCAGGAGAGCTGCAGCGCGTGGCGGCCTACCCTGCAGAGCATACCTGAAGGCAGCGTGTTCTAG